The Nitrospiria bacterium genome contains a region encoding:
- a CDS encoding FAD-dependent oxidoreductase, with protein MEAFDLVVIGGGAGGLVTASGAARLGAKVALIERERFGGECLWTGCVPSKALIRSAKIKHLMEHAGSYGFRDQPVSVEFDRVMRHMRDVIMTIQPHDDPDRFRKMGVEVIQGRAAFSGPDRLEVNGRVLKSRRFCIAVGAGPLIPPVDGLDRVPYMTHLNFFDQSRKPEHLIVMGGGPVGCEMGQTFHRLGSRVTIIEALDRILHKDDRETTNRLHEILVKEGLRIELNAKAEKVEREGERIRLRCGREGQSFSVEGDALLIAAGKRPRVEGLGLAEAGVEFDHGGIKVDRCMRTTNPRVFACGDVTGGFPFTHMAEYQAGLVVANALVPFLRRKADYSVVPWCTFTDPELAQVGLTEEQAQRRFGEGGYRVWRFAVADNDRHIIDGEKQGTVKLLTRPNGRIIGCTILSANAGDLIHEYALALRKKGTVADISGMIHVYPTRAQANKRASDQYFAEKFFGGRIPKVLSWWLRRVRPKTT; from the coding sequence ATGGAAGCCTTTGACCTGGTCGTGATCGGCGGCGGAGCGGGAGGCTTGGTGACCGCGAGCGGCGCAGCTCGCCTGGGCGCGAAGGTGGCCCTCATCGAACGGGAGCGCTTCGGCGGCGAGTGTCTTTGGACCGGATGCGTTCCCAGCAAGGCCTTGATCCGGTCGGCGAAGATCAAGCACCTGATGGAGCATGCCGGCTCATACGGCTTCAGGGATCAGCCGGTTTCGGTCGAGTTTGACCGGGTGATGCGGCATATGCGTGACGTGATCATGACCATCCAGCCCCACGACGATCCGGACCGGTTTCGAAAGATGGGGGTGGAGGTGATCCAGGGCCGGGCCGCGTTCTCCGGCCCCGACCGTCTGGAAGTGAACGGCCGCGTCCTGAAATCGAGGCGGTTCTGCATTGCGGTCGGCGCCGGTCCGCTCATCCCTCCGGTCGACGGGCTCGACCGTGTGCCGTACATGACCCATCTGAATTTCTTCGACCAGTCCCGGAAGCCGGAACATCTCATCGTGATGGGCGGAGGTCCCGTCGGATGCGAGATGGGACAGACCTTTCATCGGCTGGGAAGCCGCGTCACGATCATCGAGGCGCTGGACCGTATTCTCCATAAAGACGATCGGGAGACGACCAACCGGCTTCATGAAATTTTGGTGAAGGAAGGGCTGCGGATTGAGCTGAACGCAAAGGCCGAGAAGGTCGAACGGGAAGGCGAGCGGATCCGACTCCGTTGCGGGCGGGAGGGCCAATCCTTTTCGGTGGAAGGAGATGCGTTGCTGATCGCGGCCGGAAAACGTCCAAGGGTGGAAGGGCTCGGTCTGGCCGAGGCGGGCGTCGAGTTCGATCATGGGGGGATCAAGGTGGACCGGTGCATGCGGACGACCAATCCGCGGGTTTTTGCCTGCGGCGACGTGACGGGCGGTTTTCCGTTTACGCATATGGCGGAATACCAGGCCGGGTTGGTTGTGGCCAATGCGCTGGTCCCGTTTCTCAGGCGCAAGGCGGATTATTCGGTGGTTCCCTGGTGCACTTTTACCGATCCGGAGCTGGCCCAGGTCGGTCTGACCGAAGAGCAGGCCCAGCGACGGTTCGGCGAAGGCGGGTACCGGGTGTGGCGGTTTGCCGTGGCCGACAACGACCGGCATATCATCGATGGAGAGAAGCAGGGAACCGTAAAGCTGCTCACGCGGCCGAACGGCCGGATCATCGGCTGCACGATCTTGAGCGCCAACGCGGGGGACCTGATCCATGAATACGCGCTGGCGCTTAGGAAAAAGGGAACGGTGGCCGATATATCGGGGATGATCCATGTCTATCCCACGCGGGCCCAGGCGAACAAACGGGCGAGCGATCAATATTTTGCCGAGAAGTTCTTTGGCGGTCGGATTCCAAAGGTTCTCTCCTGGTGGCTGAGACGGGTTCGTCCCAAGACAACCTAA
- a CDS encoding beta-propeller fold lactonase family protein, translated as MRVFPIGGHRIHIVCGLVVLLGCLAGCGGSVGVDEGGRRNGGGVPPGLSKNPTPSPGPGPVIQPSTTRFGYVANASDNTLSIFALNAATGQLSPRGHVTTGTSPQAIALDPAGKFVFVVNNLSDDLSTYTINPSTGGLTALSGSPFATGSGPVSVAVDRSGAFAYVANADSNNVSAYAIHPTTGVLTEISGSPFAAGTNPQSVAVSGTIQ; from the coding sequence ATGCGCGTTTTTCCAATCGGGGGTCACCGAATCCATATTGTCTGCGGACTCGTTGTTCTATTGGGCTGTCTGGCCGGATGCGGCGGGAGCGTCGGCGTCGACGAGGGCGGCCGGCGCAACGGCGGTGGAGTCCCGCCCGGGCTCAGCAAGAATCCTACGCCGTCGCCCGGTCCCGGTCCGGTTATCCAGCCTTCGACGACCCGCTTTGGCTACGTCGCAAACGCTTCGGACAACACCCTCTCCATCTTTGCTCTGAACGCCGCGACGGGTCAATTGAGCCCGCGGGGCCATGTAACGACGGGGACGTCGCCGCAAGCGATCGCCCTTGATCCTGCGGGAAAATTTGTTTTTGTAGTGAACAATCTCTCGGATGACCTCTCGACGTACACGATCAATCCAAGCACGGGCGGCTTGACGGCCCTCAGCGGCTCTCCGTTTGCGACCGGGTCGGGTCCTGTTTCGGTTGCCGTCGATCGGTCCGGGGCGTTCGCCTATGTGGCGAACGCGGACTCGAACAACGTTTCGGCGTACGCGATCCATCCAACCACCGGGGTGCTGACGGAGATCAGCGGTTCCCCCTTTGCCGCCGGCACGAATCCTCAATCCGTCGCGGTGTCCGGAACGATTCAGTAG
- a CDS encoding prolyl oligopeptidase family serine peptidase, whose amino-acid sequence MFRRLTIPSFFALVITLTGCLYYGQYSTRSESPPVASIDPDYFHTDPSLAAPRLLSQRDRDGYTIQKLQFKHHVAFLYLPDHIQTAPVVIIHPITQGEYYTKQMAHFFAQEGFICLRFQSHGHLVLAKNSDDALTRFESLLRDDVIDVMEGIDWLDARTFVDRQRIGIVGVSMGAIISSVVAGADPRIQAGVFILGGGDLAGILFSSTEPTVVSLRDRIEEEEDLTPEELLAEVGHRLRNVDPLTYASRLDPNRILMINAYFDHVIRRRYAMALWKAAGEPSMVMLPTGHYSAGLFFDYAQRLALAHFQKVFGLRKKE is encoded by the coding sequence ATGTTCCGTCGCCTTACGATCCCCTCGTTCTTCGCCCTGGTCATCACCCTGACCGGCTGTCTTTATTACGGCCAGTACAGCACTCGTTCCGAATCGCCGCCCGTCGCTTCGATCGATCCCGATTATTTCCACACCGACCCGTCCCTCGCGGCTCCCCGGCTCCTTTCCCAACGGGATCGCGACGGCTACACGATACAAAAGCTCCAATTCAAACACCACGTGGCTTTCCTGTATCTTCCCGATCACATTCAGACCGCTCCCGTCGTCATCATTCACCCGATCACGCAGGGCGAGTACTACACGAAACAGATGGCCCATTTTTTTGCCCAGGAGGGGTTTATCTGCCTCCGATTCCAGAGTCACGGACATCTGGTCCTGGCCAAAAACAGCGACGATGCGCTGACCCGCTTTGAATCGCTGCTGAGGGACGACGTGATCGACGTGATGGAAGGAATCGACTGGCTCGATGCCCGGACTTTTGTGGACCGCCAGCGCATCGGGATCGTCGGAGTCAGTATGGGGGCGATCATCAGCAGCGTCGTCGCCGGAGCGGACCCGAGGATCCAGGCCGGGGTTTTTATTCTGGGAGGCGGAGACTTGGCCGGCATCCTTTTCTCATCCACGGAGCCCACCGTGGTCTCGCTCCGAGACCGGATCGAAGAAGAAGAGGACTTGACTCCGGAGGAGCTTCTCGCCGAGGTCGGACATCGCCTTCGCAACGTGGATCCCCTCACCTATGCCAGCCGACTCGATCCGAACCGGATCCTGATGATCAACGCTTATTTTGACCATGTGATCAGACGACGGTACGCCATGGCCCTCTGGAAAGCCGCCGGCGAACCCTCGATGGTCATGCTTCCCACGGGACATTATTCCGCCGGGCTTTTTTTCGATTACGCCCAACGTCTGGCCCTCGCCCATTTCCAGAAGGTGTTTGGATTGCGGAAAAAAGAGTAA
- a CDS encoding Glu/Leu/Phe/Val dehydrogenase dimerization domain-containing protein, whose amino-acid sequence MDLFKIMAKEGHEQLIVSTDPETGLNAIISIHSTLLGPALGGCRFWSYKTFEAAAADALQLSKAMTYKAAIGGLNLGGGKAVICARPTEKTPALLRAFGRAVDALAGLYVTAQDVGMSLSDLETVREVTRYAAGMPEEKGGSGDPSSMTALGVVHGMRCCLKEVFGSDSFRNRTVAVQGLGKVGRHLVGLLYREGARLIVADLDASRVTAAVAEVKAETAPPGRIHTAACDIFAPCAMGGVLHSATISKLRCRIVAGAANNPLAGWADANLLQRRRILYAPDYVINAGGLMNIACEMEGYQKEKAEERVAGIAENLSRVFARAKEEKISPLEAANRLVEERLAKTRASRSGG is encoded by the coding sequence CAAGATCATGGCCAAAGAAGGTCACGAGCAACTGATTGTTTCTACCGATCCGGAGACCGGCTTAAATGCGATCATCTCGATCCACAGCACGCTGCTCGGCCCCGCCTTGGGCGGCTGCCGGTTCTGGTCGTACAAAACATTCGAGGCGGCGGCCGCCGATGCGCTTCAGCTTTCGAAGGCGATGACCTACAAGGCCGCGATCGGCGGGTTGAACCTGGGCGGCGGCAAGGCCGTGATCTGCGCGCGGCCGACGGAAAAAACGCCTGCGCTGCTTCGGGCGTTCGGCCGGGCGGTCGATGCCCTGGCGGGGCTCTATGTGACCGCTCAGGATGTCGGGATGAGCCTGTCCGATCTGGAGACGGTCCGTGAAGTGACACGGTACGCCGCCGGAATGCCCGAAGAGAAAGGCGGGAGCGGCGACCCCTCTTCCATGACGGCCCTGGGCGTCGTGCATGGGATGCGGTGCTGTCTGAAGGAGGTTTTCGGATCCGATTCGTTCCGGAATCGAACCGTTGCGGTTCAGGGCCTTGGAAAAGTCGGCCGGCATTTGGTCGGCTTGCTTTATCGGGAAGGGGCCCGGTTGATCGTCGCGGATCTGGATGCGTCAAGGGTCACGGCCGCGGTCGCCGAAGTGAAAGCGGAAACGGCGCCGCCGGGCCGGATCCATACCGCGGCGTGCGATATCTTCGCCCCCTGCGCGATGGGCGGGGTGCTTCATTCGGCCACGATTTCCAAGCTGCGCTGCCGGATTGTCGCGGGCGCGGCGAACAATCCGCTGGCCGGCTGGGCCGATGCGAACCTTCTCCAACGCCGACGGATTCTTTATGCTCCGGATTATGTCATCAATGCCGGCGGTCTGATGAACATCGCCTGCGAGATGGAGGGCTATCAGAAGGAAAAGGCCGAGGAGCGCGTGGCCGGGATCGCCGAGAATCTGTCGCGGGTGTTTGCCCGGGCCAAGGAAGAAAAAATCTCTCCGCTGGAGGCCGCCAACCGCCTGGTCGAAGAGCGGTTGGCCAAGACCCGCGCCTCCCGTTCCGGCGGGTAA
- the fbp gene encoding class 1 fructose-bisphosphatase, whose protein sequence is MDAKGITLTRHILLEQRAHPSATGELSMVLAQIGLVAKIIARAVSRAGLVDILGVTGDVNVHGEEVKRLDEYANQTFINVFGHSGLVCTLVSEEMEKPRHLSENCSQGKYTLFFDPLDGSSNIDVNGTIGTIFSIHHRLRGDPHETNQEWLRVGSDQVVAGYVIYGPSTVLIYTAGNGVHGFTLDPSIGEFLLSHENIRIPSRGKTYSINEGHYPVWQAHTRAFVDFLKEKDPAGGRPYSSRYVGSLVADFHRTLLHGGIFLYPGDTQNPKGKLRLLYEAAPLAFIAEQAGGRAGTGEERILDIRPVELHQKVPLLIGSPEEMALAEAFFKGRKKRVIERRKQP, encoded by the coding sequence ATGGACGCAAAAGGGATCACGCTCACGCGCCACATTCTGCTGGAACAACGCGCGCATCCGTCCGCGACGGGCGAGCTCTCGATGGTGCTCGCCCAGATCGGCCTGGTCGCCAAGATCATCGCCCGGGCGGTGAGCCGGGCCGGCTTGGTCGACATTTTGGGCGTGACCGGTGACGTCAATGTCCATGGGGAAGAGGTCAAAAGGCTGGACGAATACGCCAACCAGACCTTCATCAACGTTTTCGGACACAGCGGACTGGTCTGCACTCTGGTCTCGGAAGAAATGGAAAAACCGAGGCATCTTTCGGAGAATTGCTCCCAGGGAAAATATACGCTTTTTTTTGATCCGCTCGACGGCTCTTCGAACATTGATGTGAACGGCACGATCGGGACGATTTTTTCGATCCATCACCGGCTCCGCGGCGATCCGCACGAGACAAACCAAGAATGGTTACGGGTCGGGTCCGATCAGGTCGTCGCCGGATACGTGATCTACGGACCGAGCACCGTCCTGATCTATACCGCCGGAAACGGCGTCCACGGATTCACGCTGGATCCTTCCATCGGTGAATTTCTTCTCTCGCATGAGAATATCCGCATCCCGTCCCGTGGCAAAACCTACAGCATTAATGAAGGCCATTATCCGGTCTGGCAAGCGCATACCCGGGCCTTTGTCGACTTTTTGAAGGAAAAGGATCCCGCCGGCGGCCGGCCCTACTCCTCACGCTACGTCGGCTCGCTGGTGGCCGACTTTCACCGAACGCTTCTTCACGGCGGGATTTTTCTTTACCCCGGCGACACCCAAAATCCGAAGGGAAAGCTTCGGCTCCTCTACGAAGCGGCCCCGTTGGCCTTCATCGCCGAACAGGCCGGAGGCCGCGCCGGCACCGGTGAGGAAAGAATCTTGGACATCCGTCCCGTCGAACTTCATCAGAAGGTCCCGCTGCTCATCGGGAGCCCGGAAGAGATGGCCCTGGCGGAAGCATTTTTCAAGGGGCGCAAGAAGCGAGTTATTGAAAGGAGAAAGCAACCGTAG